CCCACGGCACCGCCGATGAGGGCGCCGAAGATGGCGATGCCGCCCTCCCACACGTAGAGCACGCGCCACAGGTCCGCACCGTCGTAGAAGTAGTCGCCGGGGTGGGTGAGCACGTGGAACGCGCGGGCGCCGACGATGCCGAGGACGAGCGCGCACAGGGTGAAGTCGATGACCGTGCCCGACTCCACGCCCCGCGCCACGAGGCGGCGGTTGGTGAGGAACGCGGCGATGAGGATGCCGACGAGGATGCACACGGCGTACGCGTGGATGACGAAGGTGAGCGGCAGGTCGATGCCGAAGCCCTGGAGCCACGCCGTGACGTCGAACCGGGTGTCGGACGGATCCGGGCTGGGGATGCTCATCGGGTCGAACAACGGATGGCGCTCACTTTCGCAGGGGGGTCGGCGGGCGCGGCGGGACCGCGGGCCGGGGGCTACTGTAGCGCGGTTCCCCGCGCGAGATCGGCCGCGGCGCGGGCGACGCCGGGCACGCCGCCGTCGGCGAGGGCCGCGACGAGGGCGGATCCGACGATGGCGCCGTCGGCGTAGTCGAGCACCTCGCGCACCTGGTCGCCGGTGGAGATGCCGATGCCGACGCACGCGCTCGTGGAGCCGGCGTCGCGCAGGCGCGAGACGAGTCCGCGGGCGGCCTGGTCGACGTCCTGGCGCGCGCCCGTTATGCCCATGGTCGAGACCGCGTAGACGAACCCGCGGCTGCGCTCGACCGCCTGGCGCAGGCGCGCCTCGCTGGACGACGGGGCCGCGAGGAACACGCGGTCGAGGCCCGTGCGCTCGGACGCGGCCAGCCAGTCGGCGCCCTCGTCCGGGATGAGGTCGGGCGTGATGAGGCCGGCGCCGCCCGCGGCGACGATGTCGTCCGCGAAGCGCTCGACGCCGTACTGCACGACGGGGTTCCAGTAGGTCATGAGGAGCACGGGCGCGTCGACGCGCTGGGTGATCGCGTGCAGCGCGTCGAAGCCGTCGCGGAGGCGGAAGCCCTGCGCGAGCGCCGTCTGGGTCGCGCGCTGGATGACCGGGCCGT
This genomic interval from Clavibacter michiganensis contains the following:
- the trpA gene encoding tryptophan synthase subunit alpha — protein: MTAHAAPPAVSPVERAIAVRREQGSGALVGYLPVGFPDLATSIEAAVALVENGVDVIELGLPYSDPVMDGPVIQRATQTALAQGFRLRDGFDALHAITQRVDAPVLLMTYWNPVVQYGVERFADDIVAAGGAGLITPDLIPDEGADWLAASERTGLDRVFLAAPSSSEARLRQAVERSRGFVYAVSTMGITGARQDVDQAARGLVSRLRDAGSTSACVGIGISTGDQVREVLDYADGAIVGSALVAALADGGVPGVARAAADLARGTALQ